In the Bacteroidota bacterium genome, one interval contains:
- a CDS encoding thioredoxin domain-containing protein, producing the protein MEHLTKEMFLTKVFNYEKNQDWKFEGVIPCIIDFYADWCQPCKALSPVLEELVKEYNGKINIYKINTEEENELSAIFGIRSIPSMLFCPVDGEPQMAVGLLPKPNLIQAIDDVLLKKKAS; encoded by the coding sequence AGAGATGTTTCTCACTAAGGTCTTTAATTATGAAAAAAATCAGGACTGGAAATTCGAAGGGGTGATACCTTGTATCATTGATTTTTATGCTGACTGGTGCCAGCCCTGTAAGGCACTTTCACCAGTTCTGGAAGAGCTGGTCAAGGAATATAATGGCAAGATCAATATTTATAAAATAAATACGGAAGAAGAAAATGAGCTGTCAGCTATCTTTGGCATAAGAAGCATCCCAAGCATGCTTTTTTGCCCGGTTGACGGAGAGCCGCAGATGGCCGTCGGGCTTTTACCCAAGCCAAACCTTATTCAGGCTATTGATGATGTCCTCCTGAAAAAGAAAGCAAGCTAA